From the genome of Solidesulfovibrio carbinolicus, one region includes:
- the hisC gene encoding histidinol-phosphate transaminase: MTRILERIPDYVRHFERYVPSRPDPVLMRQYGASYLYRLNNNENTLGPPPLAREAIAAFPAERAAVYPSGDAYDLRQALATRFGKSPDQFLVGNGSCEVIGSVIRAFCGPGDAIVTADKTFAVYEWVAKFSGVETRLVPLTKQALAPAAMLAAVTENTRVVFVCNPNNPTGSWWNRATLERFLAGLDSRALVVLDEAYREYLDDPDFPDGMEIMERHDNVLVFRTFSKMYGLAGFRVGYLCGSLEAVDIVRRTHIAYSVNSLGQIAATAALADDAGHIAATRQMVAAAKSALHDLFDTLGLEYVSGAGNFIMVRTPMSDTLLYRKLMQKGVMVRTMTGFRYPNWIRVSMAEAPAMEAFAKAFTSVLDTP; encoded by the coding sequence ATGACCAGGATTCTTGAACGCATCCCGGACTATGTCCGGCACTTCGAACGCTACGTCCCGAGTCGCCCCGATCCTGTCCTCATGCGCCAATACGGCGCATCGTATCTGTATCGGCTCAATAACAACGAAAACACCCTGGGGCCGCCGCCCCTGGCCCGGGAGGCTATCGCTGCGTTCCCGGCCGAACGGGCCGCCGTCTATCCGAGCGGCGACGCCTATGACCTGCGCCAGGCCCTGGCTACCCGGTTTGGCAAGTCCCCGGACCAGTTTCTGGTCGGCAACGGTTCTTGTGAGGTCATCGGTTCCGTCATCCGGGCCTTCTGCGGTCCGGGCGATGCCATTGTCACTGCGGACAAGACTTTTGCCGTGTACGAATGGGTGGCGAAGTTTTCCGGCGTCGAGACACGGCTGGTTCCGCTTACGAAGCAGGCCCTGGCCCCGGCGGCCATGCTGGCGGCCGTGACAGAGAACACCAGGGTTGTTTTCGTGTGCAATCCCAACAATCCCACCGGCTCCTGGTGGAACAGGGCGACCCTGGAGCGTTTTTTGGCCGGTCTGGACAGCCGGGCGCTGGTGGTGCTCGACGAAGCTTACCGGGAATACCTGGACGATCCGGATTTCCCGGACGGCATGGAGATCATGGAACGCCACGACAACGTCCTGGTCTTTCGCACCTTTTCCAAGATGTACGGTCTGGCCGGATTTCGGGTGGGCTATTTGTGCGGCTCCTTGGAGGCGGTGGACATCGTGCGCCGCACCCACATCGCCTATTCCGTCAATAGCCTGGGGCAAATTGCCGCAACAGCGGCCCTGGCCGACGATGCCGGCCATATTGCGGCCACCCGGCAGATGGTGGCTGCGGCCAAAAGCGCTCTGCACGATCTCTTTGATACCCTGGGACTGGAATATGTCAGCGGAGCCGGCAATTTTATTATGGTCCGTACACCCATGTCCGACACCCTGCTCTATCGCAAGCTCATGCAGAAAGGGGTGATGGTGCGCACCATGACCGGCTTCCGCTATCCCAACTGGATTCGGGTCTCCATGGCCGAGGCCCCGGCTATGGAGGCTTTTGCCAAGGCTTTTACAAGCGTGTTGGACACCCCATGA
- a CDS encoding (2Fe-2S)-binding protein translates to MNDPMEIAFQLNGRPARLTTDPARRAIDVLRDDFGLIATKEGCGSGECGACAVLLDGVARLSCLMLAAQLDGHEVTTAEGLGTPEAPHPVQTAFAVHGAVQCGYCSPGMTIAAAELLANDPAPDRGTVRQALSGNLCRCTGYVKIVDAVLAAAATMRGEES, encoded by the coding sequence ATGAACGACCCTATGGAAATTGCCTTTCAGCTCAATGGCCGTCCGGCGCGCCTGACGACCGACCCCGCCCGGCGGGCCATCGATGTCTTGCGGGACGATTTTGGGCTTATCGCCACCAAGGAGGGCTGCGGCTCGGGCGAATGCGGCGCATGCGCCGTGCTCCTGGACGGGGTGGCCAGACTGTCTTGTCTCATGCTGGCGGCCCAACTTGACGGCCATGAGGTGACCACGGCCGAAGGCCTTGGCACGCCCGAAGCGCCGCATCCCGTCCAGACGGCCTTTGCCGTCCACGGCGCCGTGCAGTGCGGCTATTGTTCGCCGGGCATGACCATTGCGGCTGCCGAACTTCTGGCCAACGATCCTGCCCCGGACCGGGGAACCGTGCGACAGGCCTTGTCCGGCAATCTGTGCCGCTGCACCGGGTACGTCAAAATCGTGGATGCGGTCCTGGCGGCGGCTGCGACCATGCGCGGGGAAGAGTCATGA
- a CDS encoding MFS transporter, which translates to MTEDNQLTQAERLFTYDFKVLLLAATFGFCNIAIFYGFETYLARLGIDPAWRGWLLGAEPLAAFCLRPFLSVLVTPRNALPLVRASLIGMGLALCAYQFARGIGPILAVRLFHGVSFVFLVSAVTVLLAQIIPKALAGRAFGYFSLSSLVPYALMPPLAEWLLPRLGREDRVYAVCSILALPALALLAPLGKRLKRQAKAGLAGAGRPTVSDVLQTLALPPIRLVLLANLCLFMSTTLIFFFIKPFAVGLGLADPGLFFTVSTGASMAVRVLAGRYFDRLPKETVLVGALVCLAACMVGFAATTGQTRLLVLAGAYGLCLGVALPLMSAVMFGYSPPAMRGTNLNLMLFMMDTAYVFGPIAGGAILAGGAGYPTLFFTSCAFAAGAGLLVVPLVAASRRQARPAAG; encoded by the coding sequence ATGACCGAGGACAACCAGCTGACCCAAGCCGAGCGACTTTTCACCTACGATTTTAAGGTGTTGCTCCTGGCGGCCACCTTCGGGTTTTGCAACATCGCCATTTTTTACGGCTTCGAAACCTATCTGGCGCGCCTGGGCATTGATCCGGCCTGGCGGGGGTGGCTGCTTGGCGCAGAGCCTCTGGCCGCCTTTTGTCTGCGGCCTTTTTTGAGTGTCCTTGTCACGCCGCGAAACGCCTTGCCCCTGGTCCGGGCTTCCCTGATCGGTATGGGGCTGGCCCTTTGCGCCTACCAGTTCGCCCGGGGGATCGGCCCGATCCTGGCCGTACGCCTGTTTCACGGCGTCTCCTTTGTCTTTCTGGTCAGCGCCGTCACCGTGCTGCTGGCCCAGATCATCCCGAAAGCGCTTGCCGGCCGGGCTTTTGGCTATTTCTCCCTGTCCTCTCTTGTGCCCTATGCCCTCATGCCGCCGCTGGCCGAATGGCTGTTGCCGCGTCTGGGCCGGGAGGACCGGGTCTATGCCGTCTGTTCAATTCTGGCGCTGCCGGCCCTGGCCCTGCTTGCGCCGCTTGGCAAGCGCTTGAAGCGACAAGCAAAGGCCGGCCTGGCCGGTGCAGGACGGCCGACGGTGTCCGATGTGCTCCAGACCCTGGCCCTGCCGCCGATACGGTTGGTCCTTTTGGCTAACCTGTGCCTTTTCATGAGCACCACGCTGATCTTTTTTTTCATCAAACCCTTTGCCGTGGGCCTGGGGCTCGCCGATCCCGGCCTTTTTTTCACCGTGTCCACGGGCGCGTCCATGGCCGTGCGGGTTCTGGCCGGGCGGTATTTCGACCGGTTGCCCAAGGAAACCGTTCTGGTCGGGGCTTTAGTCTGTCTGGCCGCCTGCATGGTCGGCTTTGCTGCAACGACGGGGCAGACCCGGCTGCTGGTCCTGGCCGGTGCCTATGGCTTATGCCTGGGGGTCGCCCTGCCGCTTATGAGCGCGGTCATGTTTGGCTACTCCCCACCGGCCATGCGCGGGACGAATCTCAACCTGATGCTTTTTATGATGGATACGGCCTATGTCTTCGGCCCGATTGCGGGTGGGGCCATCCTGGCGGGGGGAGCCGGCTATCCGACGCTGTTTTTCACGTCCTGCGCCTTTGCGGCCGGGGCGGGCTTGCTGGTGGTCCCGCTGGTCGCCGCCAGCCGGCGGCAGGCGCGGCCAGCCGCTGGCTAG
- a CDS encoding FAD binding domain-containing protein, with translation MIGRVHRPTSLAALWPLLDDGARPMAGGTDLLTRGRGRSLGEVALLEGIAGLDGIVSEAGWLRIGATATHARVLRHPVVRERLAVLAQALTSLGSPLIRNMGTLGGNCITASPAGDTLPPLYALDALVELVSRDGARRLPVSEFLVAPGRTTLAPGEILAAFLVPLPPAGALHHFEKVGRRDALAIAVASLAALVVRDEAGQVTEARLAVGSLAPTVVRCREAEALLCGGRLDRETLLAAGQLIRKRISPINDIRATAAYRREVAGKLPLRLLTI, from the coding sequence ATGATCGGCCGGGTCCATCGGCCGACTTCGCTGGCGGCGCTTTGGCCGCTGTTGGACGACGGCGCGCGCCCCATGGCCGGCGGAACCGACCTGCTGACGCGGGGCCGGGGCCGGTCGCTTGGCGAAGTCGCCCTGCTCGAAGGGATTGCCGGCCTGGACGGCATCGTGAGCGAGGCAGGCTGGCTTCGCATCGGGGCCACCGCCACCCATGCCCGCGTGCTGCGCCATCCGGTGGTCCGAGAGCGCTTAGCGGTCCTGGCCCAGGCGCTTACCTCCCTTGGCTCGCCGCTTATCCGCAACATGGGCACCCTCGGCGGCAACTGTATTACCGCCTCGCCGGCCGGCGACACCCTGCCGCCGCTCTACGCCTTGGACGCCCTGGTGGAGCTGGTTTCCCGGGACGGCGCACGCCGTCTGCCCGTGTCCGAATTTCTTGTCGCCCCGGGGCGCACGACCCTTGCCCCGGGCGAAATCCTGGCGGCATTCCTCGTCCCGCTGCCCCCGGCCGGAGCGCTGCACCATTTTGAGAAAGTGGGACGGCGCGACGCTCTGGCCATTGCCGTGGCCAGTCTGGCCGCGCTGGTCGTCAGGGACGAGGCCGGACAGGTGACCGAGGCCCGGCTGGCTGTGGGCAGTCTGGCCCCGACCGTGGTGCGCTGCCGGGAAGCCGAGGCGCTTTTGTGCGGGGGCCGGCTGGACCGGGAAACCCTGCTCGCGGCCGGGCAGTTGATTCGAAAGCGTATCTCGCCCATCAACGACATCCGGGCCACGGCCGCCTACCGTCGGGAAGTGGCCGGCAAGCTGCCCCTGCGCCTGCTGACGATTTAG